A genomic segment from Klebsiella africana encodes:
- a CDS encoding 6-phospho-alpha-glucosidase: MKDNFVVTIAGGGSTYTPGIVMMLLENMSRFPLREIRLYDNHHQRQKTIGDACAILVAERFPQVKFSYTTDPQAAFTDVDFVMAHIRVGLYEMREKDEKIPLKYGVPGQETCGPGGIAYGMRSIAGVLELVDYMQQYAPGAWMLNYSNPAAIVAEATRRLRPDARIINICDMPVAIEGLFADILGLPSRKALNVRYYGLNHFGWWTSITDKAGNDLMPALKHHVAEQGYSSPKEDFQHKAPSWIETFKKVKDVFALDPSTLPNTYLKYYLYPDYEVAHADPDFTRANEVMAGREKEVFDMAREITRRGTAEGAHFHAGAHATFIVDLACAIAFNTQERMLLIVENNGAIANFDETAMVEVPCLVGVNGPEPLAMGKIPSFQKGLMEQQVAVEKLVVDAWIEGSYQKLWQAIALSKTVPSAAVAKAILDELIVANAGYWPELH; encoded by the coding sequence ATGAAAGATAATTTTGTGGTCACTATTGCCGGCGGCGGCAGTACTTATACCCCTGGGATTGTGATGATGTTACTGGAAAATATGTCGCGCTTTCCCCTGCGGGAGATCCGTCTGTACGACAACCATCACCAGCGTCAGAAGACTATCGGCGACGCCTGCGCCATCCTGGTGGCTGAACGCTTCCCGCAGGTAAAGTTCAGCTATACCACCGATCCGCAGGCGGCCTTTACCGACGTCGATTTCGTGATGGCGCATATTCGCGTTGGCCTGTATGAGATGCGGGAAAAAGATGAAAAGATCCCGCTGAAATATGGCGTGCCGGGCCAGGAGACCTGTGGTCCGGGGGGCATCGCCTACGGTATGCGCTCCATTGCCGGGGTGCTGGAGCTGGTCGATTATATGCAGCAGTACGCGCCAGGGGCCTGGATGCTCAACTACTCCAACCCGGCGGCTATCGTCGCGGAAGCGACGCGTCGTCTGCGGCCCGATGCGCGCATCATCAACATCTGCGATATGCCGGTGGCTATCGAGGGGCTGTTTGCCGACATTCTCGGCCTGCCGTCGCGCAAGGCGTTGAACGTTCGTTACTATGGCCTCAACCACTTCGGCTGGTGGACCAGCATCACCGATAAAGCTGGTAACGATTTGATGCCGGCGCTGAAGCATCACGTGGCGGAGCAGGGATACAGCAGCCCAAAAGAAGACTTTCAGCATAAGGCGCCGAGCTGGATCGAGACCTTTAAAAAGGTGAAGGATGTGTTTGCCCTCGATCCGTCGACGCTGCCTAACACCTATCTGAAATACTATCTCTACCCGGACTATGAGGTGGCGCACGCCGATCCAGACTTTACCCGGGCCAACGAGGTGATGGCCGGGCGTGAAAAAGAGGTGTTTGATATGGCCCGGGAGATCACCCGTCGCGGCACCGCTGAAGGCGCGCATTTCCATGCCGGGGCCCATGCCACTTTTATTGTCGACCTCGCCTGCGCCATCGCCTTTAACACCCAGGAGCGGATGCTGCTGATCGTCGAGAACAACGGAGCCATCGCCAACTTTGATGAAACGGCGATGGTGGAAGTTCCCTGTCTGGTGGGCGTCAACGGTCCGGAACCGCTGGCGATGGGGAAAATCCCGTCGTTCCAGAAAGGATTGATGGAGCAGCAGGTGGCGGTCGAGAAGCTGGTGGTTGACGCCTGGATTGAGGGCAGTTACCAGAAACTGTGGCAGGCTATCGCCCTGTCAAAAACGGTGCCCAGCGCCGCGGTGGCGAA